One window of Camelina sativa cultivar DH55 chromosome 4, Cs, whole genome shotgun sequence genomic DNA carries:
- the LOC104781070 gene encoding uncharacterized protein LOC104781070 isoform X1: MPQDHASWDRKELLRQRKHDRPEPSSFDSPFRWRDSPSSTPSSHHVPREFSRWGSGDFRRPSSSSSSSCHGKQGGRHQFAEESSHGYTSSRSSARIFDNDYYRPSASRGDWRYTRNCRDDRVSVSQKEWKCNTWEMSNGSSRSFERPFGIRNGRRSVDERPLHASDTHTTAVNSFDPTNSAHHPDTEVYTPVRSLKFKSEQKFSDQRLSLPSDPHSDCVSLFERPSSENNYGNKVCSPAKQCNDLIYGRRIANDNSLDPPILNAELEGTWEQLHLKDPQEDNRLHGISDLDGARKCAKESALGAIGKLPLWNSSGSFASQSSGFSHSSSLKSLGAVDSSDRKTEALPKTVTVTQSSSGDATACATTTHLSEEMSSRKKQRLGWGEGLAKYEKKRVDVNTNEDGTTLLENGSEELHSLNKNIADKSPTAATVPDYGSPTTPSSVACSSSPGFADKSSAKAAIAACDVSNICRSPSPVSSFHLEQFPINIEELDNISMERFGCLLNELLCTDDPGTGDSSSVQLTSMNRLLSWKSEILKAVEMTESEIDLLENKHRALKLERGRHCHVVGPSSHFCEGDANVPKEQEASCILGPKVAAPSVAETLVRSLVHQSGLAKVPVDVFEDNPGEVKSLSQSFATVESNEDLLPMPSMKAAASSKEINTPAFVNQEIIELSAADDSMASKEDLLCATLYSSNKKYACESSGVFNDLLPRNFCSFDGSRFPSICHTQFDSHVKEKIADRVELLRAREKILLLQFKAFQLSWKKDLHQLASTKYQSKSSKKTELYPNAKNGGYLKLPQPVRLRFSSSAPRKDSVIPTTELVSYMEKLLPGTHLKPFRDILRMPAMILDEKERVMSRFISSNGLVEDPCDVEKERTMINPWTSEEKEIFLKMLALHGKDFKKIASYLKQKTTADCIDYYYKNHKSDCFGKIKKQRAYGKEGKHTYMLAPRKKWKRDMGTASLDLLGSVSVIAAANAGKVAPTRPIASKRITLRGCSSSNSLQHDGNNSEGCSYSFDFPRKRTVGADVLAVGPLSSEQINSCLRTSVSSRERFMDHLKFNPVVKKPRISHTLHNENSNEEDDSCSEESCGETGPIHWTDDERSAFIQGFSLFGKNFASISRYVGSRSPDQCRVFFSKVRKCLGLEFIQSGSGNVSTSVSVDNGNEGGGSDLEDPCPMESNSGICNNGVCAKMDMNSPTSPFNMNQDGANHSGSANVKADLSRSEQENGLTYMQDGSNPVNNAYINGGLPGLISESCRDLVDINTVESQSQAAGKSKSNDLLSMEIDEGVLTSVAVSSEPLYCGLSVLSNVIVETPAESSRKGSGDQGSAIPKLSSKNQDGVMQAANRTRNSGLEPESAPSGFKYPDCLHHVPIEVCTENPIGVSVPRGNPNCHTEGKSGHSLVGQAVETHDLGWQSSKDNVELDGQLQVIGHVNPEQNGHLNANYAESCQIPKRSAIQDPSRISRSKSDLIVKTQRTGEGFSLNKCTSSAPNLLAVSHKEGRSGHSRSHSFSLSDTERLDKNGDVKLFGTVLTADENGIKQKHNPCGSVRSSSTLSRDHDIRLHYINQQHLQNVPITSYGFWDGNRIQTGLTSLPESAKLLASCPEAFSLHLKQQVGKEIRLDVNGGGILSFGKHNEDRAEASSAKDGCNIGGLNGVAEAAT; the protein is encoded by the exons GAGCTCTTGAGGCAGAGGAAACACGATAGGCCTGaaccttcttcttttgattcgCCTTTTCGATGGAGGgattctccttcttctactcCTTCTTCTCACCATGTTCCTCGAGAGTTTTCACGTTGGGGATCTGGTGACTTCCGCcggccttcttcttcttcttcttcttctt GTCATGGTAAGCAGGGTGGACGGCACCAGTTTGCGGAGGAGAGTAGTCATGGATACACATCTTCTCGGTCCAGTGCCCGTATTTTTGACAATGATTACTATAGGCCATCTGCATCACGTGGAGACTGGAGATATACCAGGAATTGCAGGGATGATAGAGTTTCTGTAAGCCAGAAGGAATGGAAATGCAATACATGGGAGATGAGCAACGGATCATCTAGAAGTTTTGAGAGGCCATTTGGTATTAGAAATGGTCGGAGGTCAGTTGATGAAAGGCCGCTACACGCTTCTGATACTCATACTACTGCCGTGAACTCTTTCGATCCAACCAACTCTGCTCATCACCCGGACACTGAGGTCTATACCCCAGTACGGTCACTGAAGTTTAAAAGTGAGCAGAAATTTTCAGATCAAAGGCTATCACTTCCTTCAGATCCTCATTCTGACTGTGTTAGCTTGTTTGAACGGCCTTCGTCGGAGAACAATTATGGCAATAAGGTTTGTTCTCCAGCAAAGCAATGCAATGATTTGATCTATGGTCGAAGGATAGCTAATGATAATTCATTAGATCCCCCAATCCTCAATGCAGAGCTGGAGGGGACTTGGGAACAACTTCATCTGAAAGACCCGCAAGAAGATAATAGGTTACATGGTATCAGTGATTTAGACGGTGCTAGGAAATGTGCAAAGGAGAGTGCTCTGGGAGCAATTGGGAAACTTCCACTGTGGAACAGTTCTGGGAGTTTTGCATCTCAGAGTTCAGGTTTTAGTCATTCAAGTAGCTTAAAAAGCTTGGGGGCTGTTGACTCCAGTGATCGGAAGACTGAGGCTCTTCCTAAAACTGTTACTGTGACTCAATCTTCTTCAGGAGATGCTACTGCCTGTGCCACAACTACTCATCTTTCTGAGGAGATGAGCTCTAGAAAGAAACAACGTCTCGGGTGGGGTGAGGGCCTTGCAAAatatgagaaaaagagagttgaTGTTAACACAAATGAAGATGGAACAACATTGTTGGAGAACGGTTCAGAGGAACTGCATTCTTTGAACAAAAATATTGCTGACAAAAGTCCTACAGCAGCCACTGTTCCAGATTATGGTTCCCCTACAACGCCATCCTCTGTAGCTTGCAGTTCATCACCAG GGTTTGCAGATAAATCATCTGCGAAGGCGGCTATAGCTGCTTGTGATGTCAGTAACATATGCCGTTCACCTAGTCCCGTATCTAGTTTTCACCTTGAACAATTTCCAATCAATATAGAGGAGCTCGATAACATCTCAATGGAACGTTTTGGCTGTTTGCTCAATGAGTTGCTTTGCACTGATGATCCTGGTACAGGGGATTCCAGTTCTGTCCAATTAACATCAATGAACAGATTACTTTCCTGGAAAAGTGAAATTTTGAAAGCTGTGGAGATGACTGAATCGGAAATTGATCTCCTTGAAAACAAACATAGGGCACTAAAGCTTGAACGTGGAAGACACTGCCATGTTGTTGGACCCAGTTCACACTTTTGTGAGGGAGATGCAAATGTGCCCAAGGAGCAGGAAGCTTCGTGTATTTTAGGTCCTAAGGTAGCAGCTCCCTCTGTTGCTGAAACACTGGTGAGATCTCTTGTTCATCAGTCCGGTTTAGCCAAGGTTCCTGTGGATGTTTTTGAAGATAATCCTGGAGAAGTTAAATCCCTATCCCAATCTTTTGCCACTGTCGAAAGCAATGAAGATTTACTGCCCATGCCGTCTATGAAGGCAGCTGCTTCTTCCAAAGAGATTAACACACCTGCTTTTGTCAATCAGGAAATTATCGAGCTCTCTGCTGCTGATGATAGCATGGCCTCCAAAGAGGACTTACTCTGTGCTACGTTGTATTCTTCCAATAAGAAATATGCCTGTGAATCTTCTGGAGTATTCAATGATTTGCTTCCAAGAAATTTCTGTTCGTTTGATGGCTCAAGATTCCCTAGCATATGTCATACGCAGTTTGATTCTCATGTCAAAGAAAAAATTGCAGATAGGGTGGAGCTTTTGCGAGCTCGGGAGAAAATTTTGCTCCTTCAGTTTAAAGCGTTTCAGCTCTCATGGAAGAAAGATTTGCATCAGCTAGCGTCAACAAAGTACCAATCAAAGTCTAGCAAAAAAACAGAACTATATCCGAATGCAAAAAATGGAGGATATCTGAAGCTTCCCCAACCTGTACGCCTGAGGTTCTCTTCTTCAG CTCCAAGAAAGGATAGTGTAATCCCCACAACTGAACTTGTAAGTTATATGGAAAAGCTACTTCCGGGTACCCATCTAAAGCCTTTTAGAGACATTTTGAGAATGCCTGCTATGATTTTGGATGAGAAAGAGAGGGTGATGTCGAGGTTTATCTCTAGCAATGGACTGGTTGAAGATCCATGTGACGTTGAGAAGGAAAGAACAATGATTAATCCTTGGACCTCagaggagaaagagatattTCTCAAAATGCTAGCATTGCATGGGAAGGATTTCAAGAAGATTGCTTCATATCTTAAACAAAAGACAACTGCGGACTGTATTGATTACTACTACAAAAATCACAAGTCTGATTGTTTCGGGAAAATAAAGAAGCAGCGTGCTTATGGTAAGGAAGGGAAGCATACCTACATGTTGGCGCCACGGAAAAAATGGAAACGTGATATGGGGACTGCCTCTCTTGATCTTTTAGGGTCTGTCTCCGTTATAGCAGCAGCAAACGCTGGAAAGGTTGCACCAACCAGGCCGATCGCATCCAAAAGGATCACCCTTAGAGGTTGCAGCAGTTCTAATTCATTGCAGCACGATGGAAATAACTCTGAAGGTTGCTCCTACAGTTTTGATTTCCCTCGTAAGAGAACTGTTGGTGCAGATGTTTTAGCTGTTGGTCCTTTGTCATCAGAGCAAATAAATTCTTGTTTAAGGACTTCCGTGAGCTCGAGAGAGAGGTTTATGGATCATCTGAAGTTTAACCCAGTTGTGAAGAAACCTCGGATATCTCATACTCTACATAATGAGAACAGcaatgaagaagatgactcATGTTCGGAAGAGAGCTGTGGGGAAACGGGTCCTATTCATTGGACAGATGATGAGAGGTCTGCCTTTATACAGGGGTTTTCGTTATTTGGCAAGAATTTTGCTTCAATATCGAGGTATGTCGGATCAAGGTCTCCGGATCAGTGTAGGGTTTTTTTTAGCAAAGTTCGGAAATGTCTTGGGTTGGAATTTATACAGTCTGGATCTGGAAATGTAAGCACATCTGTAAGTGTTGATAATGGCAATGAGGGTGGTGGAAGCGATTTGGAAGATCCTTGTCCTATGGAGAGTAACTCTGGCATATGCAATAATGGAGTTTGTGCAAAGATGGATATGAATTCTCCTACATCACCTTTTAATATGAATCAGGATGGTGCTAATCATTCAGGCTCTGCAAATGTGAAAGCCGACCTTAGTAGATCAGAGCAAGAGAATGGGTTGACATATATGCAAGATGGTAGTAATCCCGTGAACAATGCATATATCAATGGTGGTTTACCGGGTCTAATTTCAGAATCTTGCAGAGATTTGGTAGACATTAATACTGTTGAGAGCCAGTCTCAGGCTGCCGGAAAAAGCAAGAGCAATGACCTACTgtcaatggaaattgatgaagGTGTGTTAACATCTGTTGCTGTATCTTCTGAGCCCTTGTATTGTGGCCTAAGTGTTCTTTCCAATGTTATTGTGGAAACCCCTGCAGAAAGCTCACGAAAGGGCTCAGGAGATCAAGGTTCTGCAATCCCTAAACTTAGTTCAAAGAATCAGGATGGAGTGATGCAAGCTGCAAACAGAACCAGAAATTCTGGCCTTGAACCTGAAAGTGCACCTTCAGGTTTCAAGTACCCTGACTGTCTGCACCATGTTCCGATTGAGGTGTGTACAGAAAACCCTATAGGTGTCAGTGTACCACGAGGAAATCCAAATTGCCATACAGAGGGCAAATCTGGACATTCTCTTGTTGGACAAGCTGTCGAAACACATGACTTGGGTTGGCAGTCTTCCAAGGACAATGTGGAATTGGATGGGCAACTTCAGGTGATAGGACATGTAAACCCTGAGCAGAATGGTCATCTAAATGCAAACTATGCGGAATCTTGTCAAATTCCCAAGAGATCAGCCATCCAAGATCCGAGCAGGATAAGTAGGTCAAAATCTGATTTGATTGTGAAAACCCAACGTACAGGTGAAGGTTTCTCACTCAACAAGTGTACTAGTTCAGCTCCTAAT CTTCTGGCAGTATCCCATAAAGAGGGCAGATCTGGTCATAGCAGGAGCCATTCGTTTAGTTTGTCTGATACTGAGAGACTCGATAAGAATGGTGATGTGAAGCTTTTTGGCACAGTACTTACAGCTGATGAGAatggaataaaacaaaaacacaatcctTGTGGAAGTGTCAGGTCATCATCAACCTTGAGCAGAGACCATGATATAAGACTTCATTACATTAACCAGCAACACCTTCAGAATGTTCCTATTACGAGCTACGGTTTTTGGGATGGCAACAGAATTCAAACCGGGCTCACATCTTTGCCAGAGTCAGCCAAGTTGCTTGCAAGTTGCCCTGAAGCATTTTCCTTGCATCTTAAGCAGCAAGTTGGTAAAGAGATTCGGCTGGATGTTAATGGTGGTGGGATTTTGAGCTTTGGGAAGCATAACGAAGATAGAGCAGAGGCCTCAAGTGCTAAGGATGGATGTAACATAGGAGGGTTAAATGGTGTAGCAGAGGCAGCCACGTGA
- the LOC104781070 gene encoding uncharacterized protein LOC104781070 isoform X2 yields MPQDHASWDRKELLRQRKHDRPEPSSFDSPFRWRDSPSSTPSSHHVPREFSRWGSGDFRRPSSSSSSSCHGKQGGRHQFAEESSHGYTSSRSSARIFDNDYYRPSASRGDWRYTRNCRDDRVSVSQKEWKCNTWEMSNGSSRSFERPFGIRNGRRSVDERPLHASDTHTTAVNSFDPTNSAHHPDTEVYTPVRSLKFKSEQKFSDQRLSLPSDPHSDCVSLFERPSSENNYGNKVCSPAKQCNDLIYGRRIANDNSLDPPILNAELEGTWEQLHLKDPQEDNRLHGISDLDGARKCAKESALGAIGKLPLWNSSGSFASQSSGFSHSSSLKSLGAVDSSDRKTEALPKTVTVTQSSSGDATACATTTHLSEEMSSRKKQRLGWGEGLAKYEKKRVDVNTNEDGTTLLENGSEELHSLNKNIADKSPTAATVPDYGSPTTPSSVACSSSPGFADKSSAKAAIAACDVSNICRSPSPVSSFHLEQFPINIEELDNISMERFGCLLNELLCTDDPGTGDSSSVQLTSMNRLLSWKSEILKAVEMTESEIDLLENKHRALKLERGRHCHVVGPSSHFCEGDANVPKEQEASCILGPKVAAPSVAETLVRSLVHQSGLAKVPVDVFEDNPGEVKSLSQSFATVESNEDLLPMPSMKAAASSKEINTPAFVNQEIIELSAADDSMASKEDLLCATLYSSNKKYACESSGVFNDLLPRNFCSFDGSRFPSICHTQFDSHVKEKIADRVELLRAREKILLLQFKAFQLSWKKDLHQLASTKYQSKSSKKTELYPNAKNGGYLKLPQPVRLRFSSSAPRKDSVIPTTELVSYMEKLLPGTHLKPFRDILRMPAMILDEKERVMSRFISSNGLVEDPCDVEKERTMINPWTSEEKEIFLKMLALHGKDFKKIASYLKQKTTADCIDYYYKNHKSDCFGKIKKQRAYGKEGKHTYMLAPRKKWKRDMGTASLDLLGSVSVIAAANAGKVAPTRPIASKRITLRGCSSSNSLQHDGNNSEGCSYSFDFPRKRTVGADVLAVGPLSSEQINSCLRTSVSSRERFMDHLKFNPVVKKPRISHTLHNENSNEEDDSCSEESCGETGPIHWTDDERSAFIQGFSLFGKNFASISRYVGSRSPDQCRVFFSKVRKCLGLEFIQSGSGNVSTSVSVDNGNEGGGSDLEDPCPMESNSGICNNGVCAKMDMNSPTSPFNMNQDGANHSGSANVKADLSRSEQENGLTYMQDGSNPVNNAYINGGLPGLISESCRDLVDINTVESQSQAAGKSKSNDLLSMEIDEGVLTSVAVSSEPLYCGLSVLSNVIVETPAESSRKGSGDQGSAIPKLSSKNQDGVMQAANRTRNSGLEPESAPSGFKYPDCLHHVPIEVCTENPIGVSVPRGNPNCHTEGKSGHSLVGQAVETHDLGWQSSKDNVELDGQLQVIGHVNPEQNGHLNANYAESCQIPKRSAIQDPSRISRSKSDLIVKTQRTGEGFSLNKCTSSAPNLLAVSHKEGRSGHSRSHSFSLSDTERLDKNGDVKLFGTVLTADENGIKQKHNPCGSVRSSSTLSRDHDIRLHYINQQHLQNVPITSYGFWDGNRIQTGLTSLPESAKLLASCPEAFSLHLKQQVGKEIRLDVNGGGILSFGKHNEDRAEASSAKDGCNIGGLNGVAEAAT; encoded by the exons GAGCTCTTGAGGCAGAGGAAACACGATAGGCCTGaaccttcttcttttgattcgCCTTTTCGATGGAGGgattctccttcttctactcCTTCTTCTCACCATGTTCCTCGAGAGTTTTCACGTTGGGGATCTGGTGACTTCCGCcggccttcttcttcttcttcttcttctt GTCATGGTAAGCAGGGTGGACGGCACCAGTTTGCGGAGGAGAGTAGTCATGGATACACATCTTCTCGGTCCAGTGCCCGTATTTTTGACAATGATTACTATAGGCCATCTGCATCACGTGGAGACTGGAGATATACCAGGAATTGCAGGGATGATAGAGTTTCTGTAAGCCAGAAGGAATGGAAATGCAATACATGGGAGATGAGCAACGGATCATCTAGAAGTTTTGAGAGGCCATTTGGTATTAGAAATGGTCGGAGGTCAGTTGATGAAAGGCCGCTACACGCTTCTGATACTCATACTACTGCCGTGAACTCTTTCGATCCAACCAACTCTGCTCATCACCCGGACACTGAGGTCTATACCCCAGTACGGTCACTGAAGTTTAAAAGTGAGCAGAAATTTTCAGATCAAAGGCTATCACTTCCTTCAGATCCTCATTCTGACTGTGTTAGCTTGTTTGAACGGCCTTCGTCGGAGAACAATTATGGCAATAAGGTTTGTTCTCCAGCAAAGCAATGCAATGATTTGATCTATGGTCGAAGGATAGCTAATGATAATTCATTAGATCCCCCAATCCTCAATGCAGAGCTGGAGGGGACTTGGGAACAACTTCATCTGAAAGACCCGCAAGAAGATAATAGGTTACATGGTATCAGTGATTTAGACGGTGCTAGGAAATGTGCAAAGGAGAGTGCTCTGGGAGCAATTGGGAAACTTCCACTGTGGAACAGTTCTGGGAGTTTTGCATCTCAGAGTTCAGGTTTTAGTCATTCAAGTAGCTTAAAAAGCTTGGGGGCTGTTGACTCCAGTGATCGGAAGACTGAGGCTCTTCCTAAAACTGTTACTGTGACTCAATCTTCTTCAGGAGATGCTACTGCCTGTGCCACAACTACTCATCTTTCTGAGGAGATGAGCTCTAGAAAGAAACAACGTCTCGGGTGGGGTGAGGGCCTTGCAAAatatgagaaaaagagagttgaTGTTAACACAAATGAAGATGGAACAACATTGTTGGAGAACGGTTCAGAGGAACTGCATTCTTTGAACAAAAATATTGCTGACAAAAGTCCTACAGCAGCCACTGTTCCAGATTATGGTTCCCCTACAACGCCATCCTCTGTAGCTTGCAGTTCATCACCAG GGTTTGCAGATAAATCATCTGCGAAGGCGGCTATAGCTGCTTGTGATGTCAGTAACATATGCCGTTCACCTAGTCCCGTATCTAGTTTTCACCTTGAACAATTTCCAATCAATATAGAGGAGCTCGATAACATCTCAATGGAACGTTTTGGCTGTTTGCTCAATGAGTTGCTTTGCACTGATGATCCTGGTACAGGGGATTCCAGTTCTGTCCAATTAACATCAATGAACAGATTACTTTCCTGGAAAAGTGAAATTTTGAAAGCTGTGGAGATGACTGAATCGGAAATTGATCTCCTTGAAAACAAACATAGGGCACTAAAGCTTGAACGTGGAAGACACTGCCATGTTGTTGGACCCAGTTCACACTTTTGTGAGGGAGATGCAAATGTGCCCAAGGAGCAGGAAGCTTCGTGTATTTTAGGTCCTAAGGTAGCAGCTCCCTCTGTTGCTGAAACACTGGTGAGATCTCTTGTTCATCAGTCCGGTTTAGCCAAGGTTCCTGTGGATGTTTTTGAAGATAATCCTGGAGAAGTTAAATCCCTATCCCAATCTTTTGCCACTGTCGAAAGCAATGAAGATTTACTGCCCATGCCGTCTATGAAGGCAGCTGCTTCTTCCAAAGAGATTAACACACCTGCTTTTGTCAATCAGGAAATTATCGAGCTCTCTGCTGCTGATGATAGCATGGCCTCCAAAGAGGACTTACTCTGTGCTACGTTGTATTCTTCCAATAAGAAATATGCCTGTGAATCTTCTGGAGTATTCAATGATTTGCTTCCAAGAAATTTCTGTTCGTTTGATGGCTCAAGATTCCCTAGCATATGTCATACGCAGTTTGATTCTCATGTCAAAGAAAAAATTGCAGATAGGGTGGAGCTTTTGCGAGCTCGGGAGAAAATTTTGCTCCTTCAGTTTAAAGCGTTTCAGCTCTCATGGAAGAAAGATTTGCATCAGCTAGCGTCAACAAAGTACCAATCAAAGTCTAGCAAAAAAACAGAACTATATCCGAATGCAAAAAATGGAGGATATCTGAAGCTTCCCCAACCTGTACGCCTGAGGTTCTCTTCTTCAG CTCCAAGAAAGGATAGTGTAATCCCCACAACTGAACTTGTAAGTTATATGGAAAAGCTACTTCCGGGTACCCATCTAAAGCCTTTTAGAGACATTTTGAGAATGCCTGCTATGATTTTGGATGAGAAAGAGAGGGTGATGTCGAGGTTTATCTCTAGCAATGGACTGGTTGAAGATCCATGTGACGTTGAGAAGGAAAGAACAATGATTAATCCTTGGACCTCagaggagaaagagatattTCTCAAAATGCTAGCATTGCATGGGAAGGATTTCAAGAAGATTGCTTCATATCTTAAACAAAAGACAACTGCGGACTGTATTGATTACTACTACAAAAATCACAAGTCTGATTGTTTCGGGAAAATAAAGAAGCAGCGTGCTTATGGTAAGGAAGGGAAGCATACCTACATGTTGGCGCCACGGAAAAAATGGAAACGTGATATGGGGACTGCCTCTCTTGATCTTTTAGGGTCTGTCTCCGTTATAGCAGCAGCAAACGCTGGAAAGGTTGCACCAACCAGGCCGATCGCATCCAAAAGGATCACCCTTAGAGGTTGCAGCAGTTCTAATTCATTGCAGCACGATGGAAATAACTCTGAAGGTTGCTCCTACAGTTTTGATTTCCCTCGTAAGAGAACTGTTGGTGCAGATGTTTTAGCTGTTGGTCCTTTGTCATCAGAGCAAATAAATTCTTGTTTAAGGACTTCCGTGAGCTCGAGAGAGAGGTTTATGGATCATCTGAAGTTTAACCCAGTTGTGAAGAAACCTCGGATATCTCATACTCTACATAATGAGAACAGcaatgaagaagatgactcATGTTCGGAAGAGAGCTGTGGGGAAACGGGTCCTATTCATTGGACAGATGATGAGAGGTCTGCCTTTATACAGGGGTTTTCGTTATTTGGCAAGAATTTTGCTTCAATATCGAGGTATGTCGGATCAAGGTCTCCGGATCAGTGTAGGGTTTTTTTTAGCAAAGTTCGGAAATGTCTTGGGTTGGAATTTATACAGTCTGGATCTGGAAATGTAAGCACATCTGTAAGTGTTGATAATGGCAATGAGGGTGGTGGAAGCGATTTGGAAGATCCTTGTCCTATGGAGAGTAACTCTGGCATATGCAATAATGGAGTTTGTGCAAAGATGGATATGAATTCTCCTACATCACCTTTTAATATGAATCAGGATGGTGCTAATCATTCAGGCTCTGCAAATGTGAAAGCCGACCTTAGTAGATCAGAGCAAGAGAATGGGTTGACATATATGCAAGATGGTAGTAATCCCGTGAACAATGCATATATCAATGGTGGTTTACCGGGTCTAATTTCAGAATCTTGCAGAGATTTGGTAGACATTAATACTGTTGAGAGCCAGTCTCAGGCTGCCGGAAAAAGCAAGAGCAATGACCTACTgtcaatggaaattgatgaagGTGTGTTAACATCTGTTGCTGTATCTTCTGAGCCCTTGTATTGTGGCCTAAGTGTTCTTTCCAATGTTATTGTGGAAACCCCTGCAGAAAGCTCACGAAAGGGCTCAGGAGATCAAGGTTCTGCAATCCCTAAACTTAGTTCAAAGAATCAGGATGGAGTGATGCAAGCTGCAAACAGAACCAGAAATTCTGGCCTTGAACCTGAAAGTGCACCTTCAGGTTTCAAGTACCCTGACTGTCTGCACCATGTTCCGATTGAGGTGTGTACAGAAAACCCTATAGGTGTCAGTGTACCACGAGGAAATCCAAATTGCCATACAGAGGGCAAATCTGGACATTCTCTTGTTGGACAAGCTGTCGAAACACATGACTTGGGTTGGCAGTCTTCCAAGGACAATGTGGAATTGGATGGGCAACTTCAGGTGATAGGACATGTAAACCCTGAGCAGAATGGTCATCTAAATGCAAACTATGCGGAATCTTGTCAAATTCCCAAGAGATCAGCCATCCAAGATCCGAGCAGGATAAGTAGGTCAAAATCTGATTTGATTGTGAAAACCCAACGTACAGGTGAAGGTTTCTCACTCAACAAGTGTACTAG TTCAGCTCCTAATCTTCTGGCAGTATCCCATAAAGAGGGCAGATCTGGTCATAGCAGGAGCCATTCGTTTAGTTTGTCTGATACTGAGAGACTCGATAAGAATGGTGATGTGAAGCTTTTTGGCACAGTACTTACAGCTGATGAGAatggaataaaacaaaaacacaatcctTGTGGAAGTGTCAGGTCATCATCAACCTTGAGCAGAGACCATGATATAAGACTTCATTACATTAACCAGCAACACCTTCAGAATGTTCCTATTACGAGCTACGGTTTTTGGGATGGCAACAGAATTCAAACCGGGCTCACATCTTTGCCAGAGTCAGCCAAGTTGCTTGCAAGTTGCCCTGAAGCATTTTCCTTGCATCTTAAGCAGCAAGTTGGTAAAGAGATTCGGCTGGATGTTAATGGTGGTGGGATTTTGAGCTTTGGGAAGCATAACGAAGATAGAGCAGAGGCCTCAAGTGCTAAGGATGGATGTAACATAGGAGGGTTAAATGGTGTAGCAGAGGCAGCCACGTGA